The Mesorhizobium sp. M1D.F.Ca.ET.043.01.1.1 genome contains a region encoding:
- a CDS encoding cell wall hydrolase, protein MIATRWKTPLLLIGIAASPLLLAGCSQTASHGMSMASLTDAVTPSFLSSRSYKYSMKDKECLQRAMFFESNRSSRDGMIAVGTVVMNRLRSGQHGNTICEVVGERGQFAPGVLTRPMNSRALPDVEEAAEAVLKGERKSKLKNTMFFHTAGLRFPYNNMHYTMVAGGNAFYEKRGRNWQPLPDEPMVAMASGKSQKIDPAAPVLVASAEPVVKTIVHADPAKQAAMTAAVAAPRTATVPAEQTYVTASIAPAQKSGRVTAKPTVVAMQEPMEEPDASRFGGTLKGRYITSVPSAPQEAAMGFQSTPENTDAIGALIVSQNRPL, encoded by the coding sequence TTGATCGCGACGCGATGGAAGACGCCGCTGCTGCTTATCGGCATCGCCGCTTCCCCCTTGCTCCTGGCCGGCTGCAGCCAGACCGCTTCACACGGCATGTCGATGGCGAGCCTGACCGACGCCGTCACGCCGAGCTTCCTCAGCTCGCGCTCCTACAAATATTCGATGAAGGACAAGGAATGCCTGCAAAGGGCGATGTTCTTCGAGTCCAACCGGTCGAGCCGCGACGGCATGATCGCGGTCGGCACCGTCGTCATGAACCGGCTGCGTTCCGGCCAGCACGGCAACACCATTTGCGAGGTCGTCGGCGAGAGGGGTCAGTTCGCTCCCGGCGTGCTGACGCGGCCGATGAATTCGAGGGCGCTGCCCGATGTCGAGGAAGCCGCCGAGGCGGTGCTCAAGGGCGAGCGCAAGTCCAAGCTCAAGAACACGATGTTCTTCCATACCGCCGGCCTGCGCTTCCCCTACAACAACATGCACTACACGATGGTGGCCGGCGGCAACGCCTTCTACGAGAAGCGCGGCCGCAACTGGCAGCCGCTGCCCGATGAGCCCATGGTCGCCATGGCCTCCGGCAAGTCGCAGAAGATCGACCCTGCCGCTCCCGTGCTCGTCGCTTCAGCCGAACCGGTGGTCAAGACCATCGTCCATGCCGATCCGGCCAAGCAGGCAGCAATGACCGCGGCGGTGGCTGCGCCCAGGACCGCGACCGTTCCGGCCGAGCAGACCTATGTGACGGCCTCCATCGCGCCGGCGCAGAAGTCCGGCCGTGTCACGGCGAAGCCGACGGTGGTGGCGATGCAGGAGCCGATGGAAGAGCCGGACGCGTCCCGCTTCGGCGGGACCTTGAAGGGCCGCTACATCACCTCCGTTCCGAGCGCGCCGCAGGAAGCGGCGATGGGGTTCCAGTCGACGCCTGAGAACACCGACGCCATCGGCGCGCTGATCGTCAGCCAGAACCGGCCGCTCTGA
- the recR gene encoding recombination mediator RecR, with translation MSKRIAGPEIERLIQLLAKVPGLGPRSARRAALHLIKKKEQLLQPLAAAMGEAVDKVRICSTCGNVDTADPCMICTDPRRDAGTLIVVEDVSDLWALERAAAMNVRYHVLGGTLSPLDGIGPEQLNIRSLVDRVAGGEVKEVILAVNATVEGQTTAHYLTDQLSGFDVKVTRLAHGVPVGGELDYLDEGTLAAALRSRTAF, from the coding sequence ATGTCGAAACGAATCGCCGGTCCAGAGATCGAACGCCTGATTCAGCTCCTGGCCAAGGTGCCGGGGCTCGGACCGCGTTCGGCCAGGCGCGCGGCCCTCCATCTGATCAAGAAGAAGGAGCAGTTGCTGCAGCCCCTCGCTGCCGCCATGGGCGAGGCGGTCGACAAGGTGCGCATCTGCTCGACCTGCGGCAATGTCGACACCGCCGATCCCTGCATGATCTGCACCGACCCGCGCCGCGACGCCGGCACGCTGATCGTCGTCGAGGACGTTTCCGACCTCTGGGCGCTGGAGCGCGCCGCCGCCATGAACGTGCGCTATCACGTGCTCGGCGGCACGCTGTCGCCGCTCGACGGCATTGGCCCGGAACAGCTCAACATCCGCTCGCTGGTCGACCGTGTCGCCGGCGGCGAGGTGAAGGAGGTGATCCTCGCCGTCAACGCCACGGTCGAGGGCCAGACCACGGCGCATTACCTGACCGACCAGCTCTCGGGCTTCGACGTCAAGGTGACGCGGCTCGCGCATGGCGTGCCGGTCGGCGGCGAACTCGATTATCTCGACGAAGGCACGCTTGCCGCGGCGCTGCGATCGAGGACGGCGTTTTGA
- a CDS encoding lytic murein transglycosylase: protein MKECKLLRLAVLSLLAALVGLFFTIPASAASIDNQFQAWLQTDLWPEAKAKGISKKTFDAAFLGVKPNLKLPDLVMPGEKPTTPEKQHQAEFGPPANYFAEKIIRPVTTGGRSRESANARVLGLIEKRYGVSGDIVLAIWGRETGFGAAKLPYDAFEVLGTKAFMSTKKDFFRTEVLAALEIVERGLAPVNAMKSSWAGALGQPQFMPTSFLKHAVDFDGDGRPDIWNSTPDVLASIANYLVHYGWVRGRGWGTEVIAPANVSCALEGPDQGRKISDWVAMGIRRADGKAFQASELKAEGFLLMPAGRSGPAFIVTPNFYVLKEYNTSDLYALFIGHAADRIAKGDATFAGAWGPVGDLHRSDIAALQRALEAKDYDVGSADGLPGFKTRRSIGVWQAKNGKAATCFPDASLVAQLK, encoded by the coding sequence GTGAAGGAGTGCAAGCTTCTCAGACTGGCTGTACTTTCCCTCCTTGCAGCGCTTGTCGGACTGTTCTTCACGATCCCCGCCTCCGCCGCGTCCATCGACAACCAGTTCCAGGCCTGGCTGCAGACGGACCTGTGGCCCGAGGCCAAGGCCAAAGGCATATCGAAAAAGACCTTCGACGCCGCCTTTCTCGGTGTGAAGCCGAATCTGAAATTGCCGGATCTCGTCATGCCCGGCGAGAAGCCGACGACGCCTGAGAAGCAGCACCAGGCGGAGTTCGGCCCGCCTGCCAATTATTTCGCTGAGAAGATCATCCGCCCTGTCACCACCGGCGGACGGTCGCGCGAGAGCGCCAACGCCCGTGTGCTCGGACTGATCGAGAAGCGCTACGGCGTGTCCGGCGACATCGTGCTGGCGATCTGGGGTCGCGAGACCGGCTTCGGCGCCGCCAAGCTGCCTTACGATGCCTTCGAGGTGCTGGGCACCAAGGCCTTCATGTCGACGAAAAAGGATTTCTTCCGCACCGAGGTGCTGGCGGCGCTGGAGATCGTCGAACGCGGGCTTGCCCCGGTCAACGCGATGAAGTCGTCATGGGCCGGCGCGCTCGGCCAGCCGCAATTCATGCCGACTTCTTTCCTCAAACATGCCGTCGACTTCGACGGCGACGGCCGCCCCGACATCTGGAATTCAACGCCGGACGTGCTCGCCTCGATCGCCAACTATCTCGTCCACTATGGCTGGGTGAGGGGCCGCGGCTGGGGGACCGAGGTGATCGCGCCGGCAAATGTCTCATGCGCGCTCGAAGGACCCGACCAGGGCAGGAAGATTTCCGACTGGGTGGCGATGGGCATCAGGCGCGCCGACGGCAAGGCGTTCCAGGCCAGCGAACTGAAAGCCGAAGGATTCCTCCTGATGCCGGCCGGGCGCAGCGGTCCGGCCTTCATCGTCACGCCGAACTTCTATGTGCTGAAGGAATACAACACCAGCGACCTCTATGCGCTGTTCATCGGCCACGCCGCAGACCGCATTGCAAAGGGCGACGCCACCTTCGCCGGCGCCTGGGGGCCGGTCGGCGATCTCCACCGGTCCGATATCGCGGCACTGCAGCGGGCGCTGGAGGCGAAGGACTACGATGTCGGCAGCGCCGACGGCTTGCCCGGCTTCAAGACGCGCCGTTCGATCGGCGTCTGGCAGGCGAAGAACGGCAAGGCGGCGACCTGCTTTCCCGATGCGAGCCTGGTTGCGCAGCTGAAATGA